In Flavobacterium sp. WV_118_3, one DNA window encodes the following:
- a CDS encoding DMT family protein translates to MKGYLTIGLLILSNIFMTLAWYGHLKFKELKWFENAGLITIVLISWGLALFEYMFQVPANKIGFQGNGGPFSLMQLKVIQEVITLVIFVIFSLLFFKNETFRWNHAVGFCFLILAVYFIFKK, encoded by the coding sequence ATGAAAGGCTATCTAACTATAGGATTATTAATTCTCTCCAATATTTTTATGACTCTGGCCTGGTATGGTCATTTAAAATTTAAAGAATTGAAATGGTTTGAAAATGCCGGATTGATCACCATTGTATTGATCAGTTGGGGATTGGCGCTTTTTGAATATATGTTCCAGGTTCCGGCCAATAAAATTGGGTTTCAGGGTAACGGTGGACCGTTTAGTCTGATGCAATTAAAAGTAATTCAGGAAGTCATCACACTTGTCATATTCGTGATTTTCTCCCTGCTGTTCTTTAAAAACGAAACGTTCCGCTGGAACCATGCCGTTGGTTTTTGCTTTCTGATACTGGCTGTATATTTTATCTTTAAAAAATAA
- a CDS encoding helicase HerA-like domain-containing protein, which produces MTATKFSESIRTGYDCKGEHIILGGALLNGEGVPDTLIKIPLKTINRHGLIAGATGTGKTKTIQVLSEQLSQNGIPVVMMDIKGDFSGIAMPGEVKPFITERHEKMGIPYETKAFPVELLTLSKQDGVRLRATVSEFGPVLFSRILDLNDTQSGVVSVIFKYCDDHQIPLLDLKDFKKLLQYATEEGKAEFEKEYGRISTASTGSILRKIIELEQQGADIFFGELSFDINDLMRIDSNGNGYINIIRLTDIQDKPKLFSTFMLCLLAEIYSQMPEQGDSGRPELVIFIDEAHLIFDQASKALLDQIETIVKLIRSKGIGIYFITQNPTDVPNGVLAQLGLKIQHALRAFTANDRKAIKMTAENYPLSEFYKTDEVITQLGIGEALVTALNEKGIPTPLAACMMRAPMSRMDILTQSEIDTINNNSKLVKKYQETIDRESAYEILNKKIETAQEAAVQEQQRKTEAKEAQRSEPRQGSAMNPIVKVLTSATFIRGAFGILSKILNK; this is translated from the coding sequence AATTTTCAGAATCCATACGTACTGGATACGACTGTAAAGGAGAACATATCATACTGGGAGGCGCCCTTCTAAATGGTGAAGGCGTTCCGGATACACTGATAAAAATCCCATTAAAAACCATCAACCGCCACGGATTGATCGCCGGTGCTACCGGAACCGGAAAAACCAAGACCATACAAGTACTTTCCGAACAATTATCTCAAAACGGAATTCCCGTAGTGATGATGGATATCAAAGGTGACTTTAGTGGTATCGCTATGCCCGGTGAAGTAAAACCTTTTATTACCGAACGCCATGAAAAAATGGGCATTCCTTACGAAACCAAAGCGTTTCCGGTAGAATTACTCACCTTATCCAAACAAGACGGTGTTCGTTTACGGGCTACAGTTTCCGAATTCGGACCAGTACTATTCTCCCGTATTCTGGATTTAAACGATACCCAAAGCGGTGTGGTTTCCGTTATTTTTAAATATTGTGATGATCATCAGATACCTTTATTGGATCTGAAAGATTTTAAAAAGTTGCTACAATATGCTACTGAGGAAGGTAAAGCCGAATTCGAAAAGGAATACGGTCGGATTTCAACGGCTTCTACCGGTTCCATTTTACGAAAAATCATTGAACTGGAACAACAAGGTGCCGATATTTTCTTTGGGGAATTGTCGTTTGACATCAACGATCTGATGCGAATCGACAGCAACGGGAATGGCTATATCAACATCATCCGACTTACTGATATACAGGATAAACCCAAGCTTTTTTCGACTTTTATGCTTTGTTTATTAGCCGAAATCTACAGTCAGATGCCGGAACAAGGCGATAGCGGACGTCCGGAGCTTGTTATTTTTATTGACGAAGCCCACTTAATATTTGATCAGGCCAGCAAAGCCTTATTGGATCAGATTGAAACCATCGTAAAACTAATCCGTTCCAAAGGAATTGGGATTTACTTTATCACCCAAAATCCGACCGATGTTCCGAATGGCGTTTTGGCGCAATTGGGTCTTAAAATACAACATGCCTTACGTGCCTTTACCGCCAACGACCGTAAAGCGATTAAAATGACTGCTGAAAATTATCCGCTTTCTGAGTTTTACAAAACCGACGAAGTAATCACGCAATTGGGAATTGGTGAAGCTTTGGTTACCGCTTTAAACGAAAAAGGGATTCCAACTCCATTGGCCGCTTGTATGATGCGCGCACCGATGAGTCGTATGGACATTCTGACTCAAAGTGAGATCGATACGATCAACAACAATTCGAAACTGGTTAAAAAATATCAGGAAACAATTGACCGCGAGAGCGCTTATGAAATCCTGAACAAAAAAATCGAAACCGCTCAGGAAGCCGCTGTTCAGGAACAGCAACGCAAGACCGAAGCAAAAGAAGCGCAGCGTTCGGAACCGCGTCAGGGTTCGGCTATGAACCCGATCGTAAAAGTACTAACAAGCGCCACTTTTATACGAGGTGCTTTTGGCATCCTTTCCAAAATACTTAACAAATAA
- a CDS encoding cupin domain-containing protein: MKKYQIQSAPFIVPTTDGKHIEEHHGKIATGNTEISIARMIAPPHWSEPFQTPEFDEYTYIITGKKQFIIEGDTIILEAGQSIRIEKNARIQYSNPFDEPCEYLSVCLPAFTIEAVHREE; the protein is encoded by the coding sequence ATGAAAAAATATCAAATCCAAAGCGCTCCGTTTATAGTTCCCACGACAGACGGTAAGCATATTGAAGAACATCACGGTAAAATCGCTACCGGCAATACCGAAATTTCGATTGCCCGTATGATCGCACCGCCACATTGGAGCGAACCGTTCCAGACACCCGAATTTGACGAATACACTTATATCATTACAGGCAAAAAACAATTTATCATCGAAGGTGATACAATTATTCTGGAAGCAGGTCAATCGATCCGAATTGAAAAAAATGCCCGAATCCAATATTCCAATCCGTTTGACGAGCCTTGCGAATACCTTTCGGTGTGCTTACCGGCTTTTACAATCGAAGCCGTACATCGTGAAGAATAA